The Flavobacterium sp. 140616W15 sequence GATATTACATTTGCTAGCCCAGCTTTGGATAGTGATTTTATGATTGATTTGACAGCGTTAGGAATTGAGAAAAAAACGATTGCTTTAAATTGTTCCAGTTTTGATGATTATATAAAAGAACTTAATCCGTCGATTGTTTTGTTTGATCGGTTTATGATTGAAGAACAGTTTGGTTGGCGCGTGTCTGAAAATTGTCCTGATGCATTACGTATTTTGGATACTGAGGATTTGCACTGCTTGCGTCAAGCTCGTCAAAAAGCATTCAAAGAGAATAGAAATTTTGTAGTTAGTGATTTATTTTCAGAAGAAGTTGCTAAGAGAGAAATCGCTAGTATTCTGCGTTGTGATTTGTCTTTAATAATTTCTGAGTTTGAGATGGAATTATTAGAGTCAGTATTTAAAATTGATGCTGCTTTATTGTATTATTTGCCTTTTTTATTGAATTCAATTTCTGAAAATGTATTAAAAGAATTACCCCCTTTTGAAGAAAGAAATGGTTTTGTTTTTATCGGTAATTTTCTGCACGAACCCAATTGGAATACTGTTCAATATCTAAAAGAGTCAATTTGGCCATTGATAAAAAAAGAATTACCAGATGCAGTTTTAAATATTTATGGAGCATATCCTTCACAAAAAGTATTGCAATTGCACCAACCCAAATCTGGTTTTTATATTATGGGTCGTGCTGATAATGCTCAAGAAGTAGTACAGAAATCTAGAATAGTATTAGCCCCGATACGTTTTGGTGCAGGATTAAAAGGAAAGTTAGTT is a genomic window containing:
- a CDS encoding glycosyltransferase — encoded protein: MSELKKLLIIGFVWPEPNSSAAGGRMMQLISIFKEKGFDITFASPALDSDFMIDLTALGIEKKTIALNCSSFDDYIKELNPSIVLFDRFMIEEQFGWRVSENCPDALRILDTEDLHCLRQARQKAFKENRNFVVSDLFSEEVAKREIASILRCDLSLIISEFEMELLESVFKIDAALLYYLPFLLNSISENVLKELPPFEERNGFVFIGNFLHEPNWNTVQYLKESIWPLIKKELPDAVLNIYGAYPSQKVLQLHQPKSGFYIMGRADNAQEVVQKSRIVLAPIRFGAGLKGKLVEAMQSGTPSVTTTIGAEAMNGDLPWNGFIIDDAEDFAKATVELYQDKNLWNEAQIKGIEIINTRYLKDDFATDFMEMIFHLQSNLKSHRDNNFIGSMLQYHTMRSTKYMSKWIEAKNKN